One segment of Pseudomonas asgharzadehiana DNA contains the following:
- the fliO gene encoding flagellar biosynthetic protein FliO — translation MKRLMVGLLVALPLDAWAAEPVVQAVAAPVTGSVAGQLTQLVLGLLLVVGVIFVLAWLMRRVQSIGPGNAQVIELVGSRALGPRDRLVLVQVGEEQILLGITPGRITPLHVLKTPVQTTQSQPATPEFAQRLMELLGKDQKDKK, via the coding sequence ATGAAACGGCTGATGGTGGGACTGTTGGTCGCGCTGCCACTGGATGCCTGGGCCGCCGAGCCGGTGGTGCAGGCCGTCGCCGCGCCGGTTACCGGCAGCGTTGCAGGGCAATTGACACAACTGGTGTTGGGCCTGCTGCTGGTGGTCGGTGTAATTTTCGTGCTGGCCTGGCTGATGCGCCGCGTGCAGAGCATCGGCCCGGGCAACGCCCAGGTGATTGAGCTGGTCGGCTCGCGTGCGCTTGGTCCGCGTGATCGGCTTGTGCTGGTGCAGGTGGGCGAGGAGCAGATCCTGCTGGGCATCACCCCTGGCCGCATCACCCCGCTGCACGTGCTCAAGACGCCGGTACAAACCACCCAATCCCAGCCCGCCACGCCCGAATTCGCTCAGCGCCTCATGGAGTTGCTGGGCAAGGATCAGAAGGATAAGAAGTAA
- the fliP gene encoding flagellar type III secretion system pore protein FliP (The bacterial flagellar biogenesis protein FliP forms a type III secretion system (T3SS)-type pore required for flagellar assembly.), with protein sequence MRVLLTLMLLLAAPLAFGADPLSIPAITLGTNAAGAQEYSVSLQILLIMTALSFIPAFVMLMTSFTRIIIVFSILRQALGLQQTPSNQILTGMALFLTMFIMAPVFDKVNQQALQPYLAEKMTAQDAIDKAQGPIKDFMLSQTRSSDLELFMRLSKRTDIATPDQAPLTILVPAFVTSELKTAFQIGFMIFIPFLIIDLVVASVLMAMGMMMLSPLIISLPFKIMLFVLVDGWALIIGTLAGSFGGV encoded by the coding sequence ATGCGCGTTTTATTGACGCTCATGCTGTTGCTGGCTGCGCCGTTGGCGTTTGGCGCCGATCCGTTGTCGATCCCGGCCATTACGCTGGGTACCAACGCCGCCGGGGCCCAGGAATATTCGGTCAGCCTGCAGATCCTGCTGATCATGACCGCGCTGAGTTTTATTCCGGCGTTCGTCATGCTGATGACCAGTTTCACGCGGATCATCATTGTGTTCTCGATCCTGCGCCAGGCACTGGGCCTGCAACAGACGCCATCGAACCAGATCCTCACCGGCATGGCGCTGTTCTTGACGATGTTCATCATGGCGCCGGTGTTCGACAAGGTGAACCAGCAAGCCCTGCAACCGTACCTCGCGGAAAAAATGACGGCCCAGGATGCAATCGACAAGGCGCAGGGGCCGATCAAGGATTTCATGCTGTCGCAGACCCGTTCCAGCGACCTTGAGCTGTTTATGCGTCTATCCAAACGTACCGATATCGCCACCCCGGACCAGGCGCCGCTGACCATTCTGGTGCCGGCATTCGTGACCTCGGAACTCAAGACGGCGTTCCAGATCGGCTTCATGATTTTTATCCCGTTCCTGATTATCGACCTGGTGGTGGCGAGCGTGCTGATGGCCATGGGGATGATGATGCTCTCGCCGCTGATCATTTCGTTGCCGTTCAAGATCATGCTGTTTGTGCTGGTGGATGGCTGGGCGCTGATTATCGGCACCTTGGCCGGCAGCTTCGGCGGGGTATAG
- the fliM gene encoding flagellar motor switch protein FliM, whose protein sequence is MAVQDLLSQDEIDALLHGVDDGLVQTEMVADPGSVKSYDLTSQDRIVRGRMPTLEMINERFARYTRISMFNMLRRSADVAVGGVQVMKFGEYVHSLYVPTSLNLVKIKPLRGTALFILDAKLVFKLVDNFFGGDGRHAKIEGREFTPTELRVVRMVLEQAFIDLKEAWQAIMEVNFEYINSEVNPAMANIVGPSEAIVVSTFHIELDGGGGDLHVTMPYSMIEPVREMLDAGFQSDLDDQDERWVKALREDLLDVDVPLSATVARRQLRLRDILHMQPGDIIPVELPEEMIMRANGVPSFKVKLGSHKGNLALQVVESITRR, encoded by the coding sequence ATGGCCGTGCAAGACCTGCTGTCCCAGGATGAAATCGACGCGCTGCTGCATGGTGTGGACGATGGTCTGGTACAGACCGAAATGGTTGCCGACCCCGGCAGCGTCAAAAGTTATGACCTCACCAGCCAGGATCGTATCGTCCGTGGGCGCATGCCGACCCTGGAGATGATCAACGAGCGTTTTGCCCGTTATACCCGCATCAGCATGTTCAACATGCTGCGCCGTTCGGCGGACGTGGCGGTGGGCGGCGTGCAGGTGATGAAGTTCGGCGAGTACGTGCACTCGCTGTACGTGCCCACCAGCCTCAACCTGGTCAAGATCAAGCCGCTGCGCGGCACCGCGTTGTTCATCCTCGACGCCAAACTGGTGTTCAAGCTGGTGGATAACTTCTTCGGCGGTGACGGCCGTCACGCCAAGATCGAAGGGCGCGAATTCACCCCAACCGAATTGCGCGTGGTGCGCATGGTGCTGGAGCAAGCCTTCATCGATTTGAAGGAAGCCTGGCAGGCGATCATGGAAGTCAATTTCGAGTACATCAACTCGGAAGTGAACCCGGCCATGGCCAACATCGTCGGCCCCAGCGAAGCGATTGTGGTGTCCACCTTCCACATCGAACTCGATGGCGGCGGCGGCGACCTGCACGTGACCATGCCGTACTCGATGATCGAGCCGGTGCGCGAGATGCTCGACGCCGGTTTCCAGTCCGACCTGGACGACCAGGACGAGCGTTGGGTCAAGGCCCTGCGCGAAGACCTGCTGGACGTCGACGTACCGCTGAGCGCCACCGTGGCCCGTCGCCAGTTGCGCCTGCGAGATATTTTGCACATGCAACCGGGGGACATCATTCCCGTCGAGTTGCCGGAAGAAATGATCATGCGCGCCAACGGCGTGCCGTCGTTCAAGGTCAAGCTTGGTTCCCACAAGGGCAACCTGGCGCTGCAGGTGGTGGAGTCGATCACTCGTCGTTGA
- a CDS encoding Hpt domain-containing protein, whose protein sequence is MAEVHLDPQVLSGLQEVMESEYPKLLDTFLDDSQKRVEALRKARDDAKALGRIAHSFKGSSSNLGAVRLADLCRRLEDGSAEPAHIDLGKLVNEIDLEFALVRPLYERERQRFQL, encoded by the coding sequence GTGGCTGAGGTTCATTTGGACCCGCAGGTGTTGTCGGGTTTGCAGGAAGTCATGGAAAGTGAGTATCCCAAGCTGCTCGACACCTTTCTTGACGACTCCCAGAAACGCGTCGAAGCGCTGCGCAAGGCGCGTGACGATGCCAAGGCGCTGGGGCGGATCGCGCATAGCTTCAAGGGCAGCAGCAGCAACCTGGGGGCGGTGCGGCTGGCCGATCTTTGCCGGCGACTGGAAGACGGGTCGGCCGAACCTGCCCACATAGACTTGGGGAAGCTGGTGAACGAGATTGACCTTGAGTTCGCCCTGGTTCGGCCTTTGTATGAGCGCGAGCGGCAACGGTTTCAGCTGTGA
- the fliN gene encoding flagellar motor switch protein FliN has protein sequence MATEHENTSAEDQALADEWAAALEETGEVGQDDIDALLAADAATAPAGNRLQMEEFGSVPKNNEPVSLDGPNLDVILDIPVSISMEVGSTDINIRNLLQLNQGSVIELDRLAGEPLDVLVNGTLIAHGEVVVVNEKFGIRLTDVISPSERIKKLR, from the coding sequence ATGGCTACCGAACACGAAAACACTTCCGCCGAAGACCAGGCCCTGGCTGACGAATGGGCGGCTGCCCTGGAAGAAACCGGCGAAGTTGGCCAGGACGATATCGACGCACTGCTGGCCGCTGACGCCGCCACCGCGCCTGCCGGCAACCGCCTGCAAATGGAAGAATTCGGCAGCGTGCCCAAGAACAATGAGCCGGTGAGCCTGGACGGTCCGAACCTGGACGTGATTCTCGACATTCCGGTGTCGATTTCCATGGAAGTGGGCAGCACCGACATCAACATCCGCAACCTGCTGCAACTCAACCAGGGTTCGGTGATCGAGTTGGACCGCCTGGCCGGCGAGCCGTTGGACGTACTGGTCAACGGCACCCTGATTGCCCACGGTGAAGTGGTGGTGGTCAACGAGAAGTTCGGCATCCGCCTGACTGACGTGATCAGCCCAAGTGAACGCATCAAGAAGTTGCGCTGA
- a CDS encoding flagellar hook-length control protein FliK: MPVAPNSLLQTAAAAKPQAPAANPPVVAAEPRDKGPGFAQVFASQGSKPTVKGDDTPTKPMRDKTADAAAKPAAGSDKPAASKPAVADSGNSLPAKPAATSDDSASTDEAAPVDPTLAQQPAVDPVVDPALVATVTPVAVPVPVETPAPAAAPTDPKAQVAAPITATDEIKPAFDPAADPLDAMPAVRLAMEQGGHVSASSQASAKTAPPPAQDQPTAAQNFAAGLAGMVDQQATKDSTDQGGDKAFTGLIEEGLKDLKGASSDTRVDDFANRLAALTQAATPKTANALPPVANAPLAMHQSGWTDEIVNRVMYLSSANLKSAEIQLQPAELGRLDIKVNMTADQQAQVNFMSAHPVVREALESQSGRLREMFAQQGMGQVDVNVSDQSRGQEQQQQQAQTRGVSGSGGRGGDNGDGGNPIDVAEAVAPLTSTVIGSSAVDYYA, encoded by the coding sequence ATGCCAGTCGCTCCCAATTCGCTGCTTCAGACTGCCGCCGCGGCCAAACCCCAGGCACCTGCCGCCAACCCGCCGGTGGTGGCCGCGGAGCCACGGGACAAGGGCCCAGGCTTCGCTCAAGTGTTTGCCAGCCAAGGCTCGAAACCGACGGTAAAGGGCGACGATACCCCGACCAAGCCGATGCGCGACAAGACCGCCGATGCCGCCGCCAAACCGGCAGCCGGCAGCGACAAGCCTGCCGCCAGCAAACCGGCGGTTGCCGATAGCGGCAATAGCTTGCCTGCCAAGCCGGCGGCCACCTCCGATGACAGCGCCAGTACGGATGAGGCGGCGCCGGTTGACCCGACCCTGGCGCAACAGCCTGCGGTTGACCCGGTGGTCGATCCGGCGTTGGTAGCCACCGTCACCCCGGTGGCGGTACCGGTTCCCGTCGAGACGCCGGCACCCGCCGCTGCGCCGACTGATCCCAAGGCGCAGGTTGCCGCGCCGATCACGGCCACCGATGAGATCAAGCCCGCCTTCGACCCTGCGGCCGACCCGCTGGATGCGATGCCGGCCGTGCGCCTGGCGATGGAGCAGGGCGGGCATGTGTCGGCCAGCAGTCAGGCCTCGGCCAAGACTGCGCCGCCGCCCGCCCAGGATCAGCCGACCGCCGCGCAGAATTTCGCCGCCGGCCTGGCCGGCATGGTCGACCAGCAGGCCACCAAGGACAGCACCGACCAGGGCGGCGACAAAGCTTTTACCGGGCTGATCGAAGAGGGCCTCAAGGACCTCAAGGGCGCCAGCAGCGACACCCGTGTCGACGACTTCGCCAATCGCCTGGCGGCACTGACCCAGGCGGCCACGCCGAAAACCGCCAACGCCTTGCCGCCGGTGGCCAACGCACCGTTGGCCATGCACCAGAGCGGCTGGACCGACGAAATCGTCAACCGTGTGATGTACCTGTCCAGCGCCAACCTCAAATCGGCGGAGATCCAATTACAGCCCGCCGAACTCGGACGCCTGGATATCAAAGTCAACATGACCGCCGATCAACAGGCCCAGGTCAACTTCATGAGCGCCCACCCGGTGGTGCGTGAAGCGCTGGAAAGCCAGTCCGGCCGCCTGCGGGAAATGTTCGCGCAGCAGGGCATGGGCCAGGTGGACGTCAACGTTTCCGACCAGTCCCGTGGCCAGGAGCAACAACAACAGCAGGCCCAGACCCGTGGTGTGAGCGGCAGCGGCGGGCGCGGTGGTGATAATGGCGATGGCGGCAACCCCATTGATGTGGCTGAGGCCGTGGCGCCCCTGACCTCAACCGTGATCGGCTCCAGCGCCGTGGACTACTACGCCTGA
- a CDS encoding STAS domain-containing protein, producing the protein MSVESEVSLDGKKLTIAIKGRFDFGSHRAFRDSYERFYKVPETYIVDLKETTYMDSSALGMLLLLRDHAGGDDAEVRVINTHSDVRKILAISNFDKLFDIN; encoded by the coding sequence ATGTCAGTCGAGTCAGAAGTATCCCTGGATGGGAAGAAGTTGACGATTGCAATCAAGGGCCGGTTCGATTTCGGCAGTCACCGGGCGTTTCGAGATTCATATGAGCGTTTCTACAAGGTTCCCGAGACTTACATCGTCGACCTGAAAGAAACCACCTACATGGACAGCTCGGCCCTGGGCATGCTCCTGCTGTTGCGCGACCACGCGGGCGGTGACGACGCGGAAGTCAGGGTTATCAACACCCACTCCGACGTGCGCAAGATCCTCGCCATCTCCAACTTCGACAAGCTGTTCGATATCAATTGA
- a CDS encoding ATP-binding SpoIIE family protein phosphatase: MRVLAPVSEPLSILIAEDSAADLLLLSTIVRRQGHHVLTATNGEEAVEVFARARPHLVLMDAMMPVMDGFIAARWIKQLAGEALVPIIFLTSLSESADLAECLDAGGDDFLPKPYNALILAAKINAMDRLRRLQATVLEQRDLIAKHNDYLLHEQRVAKAVFDKVAHSGCINAAPNIRYLQSPYALFNGDLLLAAYTPSGDMHVLLGDFTGHGLPAAVGAMPLAEVFYGMTAKGYGLAQTLREMNAKLKRILPVDMFCCATLLCLSTQRRVVEVWNGGMPDGYVHEVASGKRTPLQSRHLPLGVLSPQAFDDRTEVWPMALGDRVFLLSDGVLETADANEQLFGTQRLHQVFAANREPDRLFEDIEQALAAFRGEARDDVSLLEITLEPGPAVRVTGPLYADSGQSCPLDWSVDFEFRADTLKRYNPLPYLLQLLLEIHGLREQSGALYSVMAELYSNALEHGVLGLDSRLKRDAEGFAEYYRQRNDRLAQLSDGYVRVRIHVVPTATGGKMTLCLEDSGAGFDVEQVLARPLDTDRLSGRGLSLVRQLSSDVGWSDGGRSVCVEFCWEALA; the protein is encoded by the coding sequence TTGAGAGTCCTGGCCCCAGTTTCCGAGCCGCTGAGCATTCTGATCGCCGAAGACAGCGCGGCCGACCTGTTGCTGCTGTCGACTATCGTGCGGCGCCAGGGTCACCACGTGCTCACCGCCACCAACGGCGAGGAAGCCGTGGAAGTCTTTGCCCGCGCGCGTCCGCACTTGGTGCTGATGGACGCCATGATGCCGGTGATGGACGGTTTTATCGCCGCGCGATGGATCAAGCAGTTGGCGGGTGAAGCGCTGGTCCCGATTATTTTTCTGACCTCTCTGAGCGAAAGCGCCGACCTCGCCGAATGCCTGGATGCGGGTGGCGATGATTTCCTGCCCAAGCCCTACAACGCATTGATCCTGGCGGCCAAGATCAATGCCATGGACCGCCTGCGCCGCCTGCAAGCCACGGTGCTGGAGCAGCGCGACCTGATCGCCAAGCACAATGATTACCTGCTGCACGAGCAGCGGGTGGCCAAGGCGGTGTTCGACAAGGTCGCGCATTCGGGCTGTATCAACGCCGCGCCGAATATCCGCTATCTGCAATCGCCCTATGCGCTGTTCAACGGTGATTTATTGCTGGCGGCCTACACGCCGTCCGGCGATATGCACGTGCTGCTCGGCGACTTCACCGGGCACGGCCTGCCGGCGGCGGTGGGCGCCATGCCCCTGGCCGAAGTGTTCTATGGCATGACCGCCAAAGGCTATGGCCTGGCGCAAACCCTGCGGGAGATGAACGCCAAGCTCAAACGCATCCTGCCGGTGGACATGTTCTGCTGCGCCACGCTGCTGTGCCTGAGCACCCAGCGGCGCGTGGTCGAGGTGTGGAACGGCGGCATGCCCGACGGCTATGTGCATGAAGTGGCCAGCGGCAAACGCACGCCGCTGCAATCGCGGCATTTGCCCTTGGGGGTGCTGTCGCCGCAAGCGTTCGATGACCGCACCGAAGTCTGGCCGATGGCGCTTGGCGACCGGGTGTTCCTGCTCTCCGACGGCGTACTGGAGACGGCCGATGCCAATGAGCAACTGTTTGGCACGCAGCGTTTGCATCAGGTGTTCGCCGCCAACCGCGAGCCGGACCGCCTGTTCGAAGATATCGAACAGGCGCTGGCCGCGTTTCGTGGTGAGGCGCGCGATGATGTGAGCCTGCTGGAAATCACCCTGGAGCCCGGCCCGGCGGTGCGCGTGACGGGGCCGCTGTATGCCGACAGCGGCCAGTCGTGCCCGCTGGATTGGTCGGTGGATTTCGAGTTCAGGGCCGACACCCTCAAGCGCTACAACCCGTTGCCTTATCTGCTGCAGCTGTTGCTGGAGATCCATGGCCTGCGCGAGCAGAGCGGGGCGCTCTATAGCGTGATGGCCGAGTTGTATTCCAACGCCCTGGAGCATGGCGTGCTTGGCCTGGACTCGCGGCTCAAACGCGATGCCGAGGGTTTCGCCGAGTACTACCGCCAGCGCAATGACCGCCTGGCGCAGTTGAGCGATGGGTACGTGCGGGTGCGCATCCACGTGGTGCCGACCGCGACGGGCGGCAAAATGACCCTGTGCCTGGAGGACAGCGGCGCGGGGTTCGACGTGGAGCAGGTGCTGGCCCGACCGTTGGATACGGACCGCCTGTCCGGCCGGGGCTTGAGCCTGGTGCGCCAATTGAGCAGCGATGTAGGCTGGTCTGACGGTGGGCGCAGCGTCTGCGTAGAGTTTTGCTGGGAGGCTCTGGCATAA
- the fliR gene encoding flagellar biosynthetic protein FliR, whose protein sequence is MNSLLALTDTQISTWVASFILPLFRVTAMLMAMPVFGTTLVPRRIRLYFAVAITVVIVPGLPPMPPVNALDLSALLLIAEQVLIGAMLGFSLSLFFQAFVIAGQIISIQMGMGFASMVDPTNGVSAAVIGQFLTMLVTLLFLAMNGHLVAFEVLTESFTTLPVGSGLVVNHFWEVVGRLGWVLGASLLLVLPAITALLVVNIAFGVMTRAAPQLNIFSIGFPLTLVLGMWIFWIGMADILNQYQPLATDALQFLRDLARAR, encoded by the coding sequence ATGAACTCGCTGCTGGCGTTGACCGATACCCAGATCAGTACCTGGGTGGCTTCGTTCATCCTGCCGTTGTTCCGTGTGACGGCCATGTTGATGGCTATGCCGGTGTTCGGCACGACCTTGGTGCCACGGCGTATTCGCCTGTATTTCGCGGTGGCGATTACCGTGGTGATCGTGCCGGGGTTGCCGCCGATGCCGCCGGTCAATGCGCTGGACCTGAGCGCGTTGCTGCTGATCGCCGAGCAGGTGTTGATCGGTGCCATGCTGGGGTTTTCCCTGTCGCTGTTTTTTCAGGCGTTCGTGATTGCCGGGCAGATCATTTCGATCCAGATGGGCATGGGTTTCGCGTCCATGGTCGACCCCACCAACGGCGTGTCGGCGGCGGTGATCGGGCAATTTCTGACCATGCTGGTGACCTTGCTGTTCCTGGCCATGAACGGCCACTTGGTGGCGTTCGAGGTGCTGACCGAAAGCTTCACCACCCTGCCGGTGGGCTCGGGGCTGGTGGTCAATCACTTCTGGGAAGTGGTGGGGCGCCTGGGCTGGGTGTTGGGCGCGTCCCTGTTGTTGGTACTGCCGGCGATCACTGCGCTGCTGGTGGTCAATATCGCGTTCGGCGTAATGACCCGCGCCGCGCCGCAACTGAACATCTTCTCCATTGGTTTCCCATTGACCCTCGTATTGGGCATGTGGATTTTCTGGATCGGCATGGCCGACATTCTCAATCAGTATCAACCGCTGGCGACCGATGCCCTGCAGTTCTTACGTGACCTGGCACGGGCGCGCTGA
- the fliL gene encoding flagellar basal body-associated protein FliL, whose amino-acid sequence MAKSDDAAKAPAGKGKLKLILLIVVGLLLAIGASVGGTWYIMHSSASKPAPVAETASNAKQPAIFEPMLPAFVANFNQNGRQRYLQVSITLLARNQSDLDALKVHMPVIRNNLVMLFSAQSFDTLATPVGQEMLRQKVTASVQEVAQKELGKVVIEQALFTNFVLQ is encoded by the coding sequence ATGGCGAAGAGCGACGACGCAGCAAAAGCACCCGCAGGCAAAGGTAAGCTCAAGCTTATCCTGTTGATAGTCGTGGGCCTGCTCCTGGCCATCGGCGCTTCGGTGGGTGGCACCTGGTACATCATGCACAGCAGTGCAAGCAAACCGGCGCCGGTTGCCGAAACCGCCAGTAACGCCAAGCAACCGGCTATCTTCGAACCGATGCTTCCGGCCTTTGTCGCCAACTTCAACCAGAACGGTCGCCAACGCTATTTGCAGGTGAGCATTACCTTGCTGGCGCGCAACCAGTCGGACCTGGACGCACTCAAGGTGCACATGCCGGTGATCCGCAACAACCTGGTCATGCTGTTCTCCGCCCAGAGCTTCGACACCCTGGCCACTCCGGTGGGCCAGGAAATGCTGCGTCAGAAGGTCACTGCCAGTGTGCAGGAAGTGGCCCAGAAGGAACTCGGCAAAGTCGTGATCGAGCAGGCGCTCTTCACTAACTTCGTATTGCAGTAG
- the flhB gene encoding flagellar biosynthesis protein FlhB, translating to MAESESGQDKTEDPTEKRKKDSREKGEIARSKELNTVATMMAGAGALLIYGGGLALDLLELMKHNFSLPREVLLNPDSMGQYLLHSGKIAILAVQPILITLLLAALIGPVALGGWLFAAGSMAPKFSRMNPAAGLKRMFSAKALVELLKALAKFILILFVALSVLSSDVDDLLRIAHEPLESAIIHSVQVVGWSALWMSAGLIIIAAVDAPIQLWESHKKLLMTKQEVRDEHKDQEGRPEVKQRIRQLQREMSQRKMMAAVPDADVVITNPTHYAVALKYDPEKGGAPMLLAKGSDFTALKIREIAVANDILLLESPELARSIFYSTDLDQEIPAGLYLAVAQVLAYVYQIRQYRAGTGKRPDPLKDLPIPPELRRDS from the coding sequence ATGGCCGAGAGCGAGAGTGGTCAGGACAAGACAGAAGACCCCACGGAGAAACGTAAAAAGGACTCCCGGGAAAAAGGCGAGATTGCCCGTTCCAAAGAACTCAATACCGTTGCGACCATGATGGCCGGTGCCGGCGCCTTGCTGATCTACGGCGGTGGTCTGGCGCTGGACCTGCTGGAATTGATGAAGCACAACTTCAGCCTGCCCCGTGAAGTGTTGCTCAACCCGGACTCCATGGGGCAATACCTGCTGCACTCGGGGAAAATCGCGATCCTGGCGGTACAGCCGATTCTGATTACCTTGCTGCTGGCCGCGCTGATCGGCCCGGTCGCCCTTGGTGGCTGGTTGTTCGCGGCGGGCAGCATGGCGCCCAAATTCAGCCGCATGAACCCGGCCGCCGGGCTCAAACGCATGTTTTCCGCCAAGGCGCTGGTGGAACTGCTCAAGGCGTTGGCCAAATTCATCCTGATTCTGTTCGTGGCGCTGTCGGTGTTGTCGTCCGACGTCGACGATTTGCTGCGCATCGCCCACGAGCCGCTGGAGTCGGCGATCATCCACAGCGTGCAGGTGGTCGGCTGGAGCGCGCTGTGGATGTCGGCCGGTTTGATCATCATTGCGGCGGTGGATGCGCCGATCCAACTGTGGGAAAGCCACAAGAAATTGCTGATGACCAAGCAGGAAGTGCGTGACGAGCACAAGGACCAGGAAGGCCGGCCCGAGGTCAAGCAACGTATCCGCCAACTGCAGCGCGAAATGTCCCAGCGCAAGATGATGGCCGCAGTGCCTGACGCCGATGTGGTCATCACCAACCCGACCCATTATGCGGTGGCCCTCAAGTACGACCCGGAGAAGGGCGGCGCGCCGATGCTGCTGGCCAAGGGCAGTGACTTCACCGCCCTTAAAATCCGCGAAATCGCCGTGGCCAACGACATCCTGCTGTTGGAATCGCCGGAGCTGGCGCGTTCGATCTTCTACTCCACCGACCTCGACCAGGAAATCCCTGCCGGGTTGTACCTGGCCGTGGCGCAGGTGTTGGCGTATGTCTATCAAATCCGCCAATACCGCGCCGGCACGGGCAAACGCCCGGACCCGCTCAAGGACCTGCCGATTCCGCCGGAATTGCGCCGCGACTCTTAA
- the fliJ gene encoding flagellar export protein FliJ, with amino-acid sequence MANSRAARLAPVVEMAEKAEKTAVQRLGYFQGQVRLAESKLGDLERFRSEYQQQWIERGTKGVSGQWLMGYQGFLNQLETAVAQQRQSLAWHQNNLDKARESWQAAFARVEGLRKLVQRYIDEARALEDKREQKLLDELSQRLPRQQQF; translated from the coding sequence ATGGCCAACAGCCGCGCCGCGCGCCTGGCTCCCGTGGTGGAGATGGCCGAAAAGGCCGAGAAAACCGCGGTTCAGCGCCTGGGTTACTTCCAAGGCCAGGTACGCCTGGCCGAAAGCAAGCTGGGCGACCTGGAGCGCTTTCGCAGCGAGTACCAGCAGCAATGGATCGAACGCGGCACAAAGGGCGTGTCGGGCCAGTGGTTGATGGGCTACCAGGGCTTTCTCAACCAGTTGGAAACGGCGGTCGCCCAGCAGCGCCAGAGCCTGGCCTGGCATCAGAACAATCTCGATAAAGCCCGCGAAAGCTGGCAAGCGGCGTTTGCCAGGGTCGAGGGGCTGCGCAAGCTGGTGCAGCGCTATATCGACGAGGCGCGAGCGCTGGAAGACAAGCGCGAGCAAAAACTGCTCGACGAATTATCACAACGCCTTCCGCGCCAACAACAGTTCTAA
- the fliQ gene encoding flagellar biosynthesis protein FliQ, translating into MTPEVAVDLFREALWLTTMMVAVLVVPSLLVGLLVAMFQAATQINEQTLSFLPRLLVMLVTLIVAGPWLVQTFMEYILQLYGSIPQLIG; encoded by the coding sequence ATGACTCCAGAAGTAGCCGTTGACCTGTTCCGTGAAGCGCTGTGGCTGACCACCATGATGGTCGCGGTGCTGGTGGTACCGAGCCTGTTGGTGGGCCTGCTGGTGGCGATGTTCCAGGCCGCGACGCAGATCAACGAACAGACCTTGAGCTTTTTGCCGCGCCTGCTGGTGATGCTGGTCACGCTGATTGTCGCCGGCCCGTGGCTGGTGCAGACCTTCATGGAATACATCCTGCAGTTGTACGGCAGTATTCCGCAGTTGATCGGCTGA